One stretch of Legionella birminghamensis DNA includes these proteins:
- a CDS encoding IS256 family transposase, which translates to MKDCNLKQSSTPAVAKGFEDPLTEVLRQGAKELIRKAVEAELSEMLSAYSDVRLLDGRPAVVRNGYLPARQLQTGIGEVEVQVPKVRDRSGSGIHFSSQLLPPYLRRTKSMEELIPWLYLKGLSTGDYTEALSALVGESARGLSANTVSRLKEKWLDEHKEWQRQDLSDKRYVYWWADGIYSKVRMDDKVCLLVIIGVTESGVKELVAVNDGYRESAASWSEVLTDLRQRGLPTAPKLAVGDGALGFWSALGAIYPETRQQRCWVHKTANVLNKLPKSMQPKVKAALHEIWMASTKEEAYKAFDNTVELYSAKYPKAMECLAKDKEELLAFYDFPAEHWIHIRTTNPIESAFATVRLRTNKSRNCGSRDTTLAMVFKLMEVAQKRWIKIRGFNLLTLVVNNVKFVNGVQVNEQSNRVAA; encoded by the coding sequence ATGAAGGATTGTAATCTAAAGCAGTCATCGACACCAGCGGTAGCCAAGGGCTTTGAAGACCCGTTAACGGAGGTGTTGAGACAAGGAGCAAAAGAGTTGATAAGGAAAGCGGTTGAGGCCGAACTATCAGAGATGCTCTCAGCGTACTCAGACGTGCGTTTACTGGATGGTCGTCCAGCAGTAGTCAGGAATGGTTATCTCCCCGCGAGACAGCTTCAGACGGGGATAGGAGAAGTAGAGGTTCAAGTCCCGAAGGTACGAGATCGTAGCGGTTCAGGTATTCATTTTAGCAGTCAGTTGTTGCCGCCCTACTTGAGACGGACGAAGAGCATGGAAGAACTCATTCCTTGGCTGTATTTAAAAGGGTTATCAACAGGAGATTATACAGAAGCCTTATCCGCGTTAGTTGGCGAGAGTGCGCGCGGACTGTCAGCCAATACAGTGTCGCGATTAAAAGAAAAATGGCTTGATGAACACAAAGAGTGGCAACGCCAGGATTTAAGCGACAAACGCTATGTTTATTGGTGGGCTGATGGTATTTACAGCAAGGTTCGCATGGATGACAAGGTGTGCCTTCTAGTCATCATTGGTGTTACTGAGAGCGGGGTAAAAGAGCTTGTAGCGGTTAATGATGGGTATCGAGAGTCCGCAGCGAGCTGGAGTGAGGTGCTTACTGACCTGCGCCAACGAGGCCTTCCAACGGCTCCGAAGTTAGCCGTGGGGGATGGGGCATTGGGATTCTGGAGTGCCCTTGGAGCCATTTACCCTGAAACACGGCAACAGCGGTGCTGGGTGCACAAAACAGCGAATGTATTAAACAAGCTACCCAAATCGATGCAGCCAAAGGTAAAGGCCGCTTTGCATGAGATTTGGATGGCATCGACCAAAGAAGAGGCCTATAAGGCGTTTGATAATACGGTGGAGCTTTACAGCGCTAAGTACCCAAAAGCGATGGAGTGCCTGGCCAAGGACAAAGAGGAACTGTTGGCCTTCTACGATTTTCCGGCCGAACACTGGATTCACATACGGACAACCAATCCCATTGAATCTGCCTTCGCTACAGTGCGTCTGAGGACTAATAAGTCCAGAAACTGTGGCTCCAGAGACACCACCCTGGCAATGGTCTTTAAGCTCATGGAAGTGGCTCAAAAACGATGGATTAAAATTAGAGGGTTTAACCTATTAACATTAGTTGTTAATAATGTGAAATTTGTAAACGGAGTGCAAGTTAATGAGCAGTCAAACAGAGTGGCCGCCTAA
- a CDS encoding Fic family protein, with the protein MTEYIERIGEQVKSSVAGETYTAYVPKPLPPSPSIEMDKIYPYLDQASLALGRLDGLSIILPDPSLFLYMYIRKEAVLSSQIEGTQSSLSDLLLYENQEIQGVPDQDVVEVSNYVAAIEHGLERIKNGFPLSLRLIREMHEILLSKGRGSSKQPGEFRRSQNWIGGTRPGNAKFVPPPPERLMETLDALEKFLHDETIKLPTLVKAALAHHQFETIHPFLDGNGRLGRLLITFILCVDGIMEQPMLYLSLYFKTHRQQYYDHLQLVRDTGDWEEWLQFFLKGVVETANELLSNLVYAH; encoded by the coding sequence ATGACTGAATATATTGAAAGAATTGGAGAGCAAGTTAAAAGTTCTGTGGCAGGTGAAACTTACACTGCCTATGTACCGAAACCACTTCCACCAAGCCCATCGATTGAAATGGATAAAATATATCCTTATCTTGATCAAGCAAGCCTTGCATTAGGGCGCTTAGATGGTTTAAGCATTATTTTACCTGATCCCTCTTTATTTCTATATATGTACATTAGAAAAGAAGCGGTATTATCTTCTCAGATTGAAGGAACTCAATCTTCATTATCTGATTTATTACTATATGAAAATCAAGAAATTCAAGGTGTTCCCGATCAAGATGTAGTTGAAGTTTCCAACTATGTGGCGGCAATAGAACATGGATTAGAACGCATTAAAAATGGATTTCCGCTGTCCTTGCGATTGATTCGTGAGATGCATGAAATATTGTTAAGTAAAGGTCGCGGGAGCTCTAAGCAACCTGGAGAATTTCGCCGATCACAAAACTGGATAGGCGGTACCCGCCCTGGCAATGCCAAATTTGTCCCACCCCCACCAGAAAGATTAATGGAAACATTAGACGCTCTTGAAAAATTTTTACATGATGAAACAATCAAACTACCTACTTTAGTTAAGGCTGCTCTAGCTCACCATCAATTCGAAACTATCCATCCATTCTTAGATGGTAATGGTCGTCTTGGTCGATTATTGATTACCTTTATTTTATGTGTAGATGGCATAATGGAACAACCAATGCTATATCTGAGTTTATATTTCAAAACTCATCGTCAGCAATATTATGATCATTTGCAATTAGTAAGAGACACCGGAGATTGGGAAGAGTGGCTGCAATTTTTCTTGAAAGGAGTAGTTGAAACAGCCAATGAGTTATTGTCAAATCTGGTGTATGCCCATTAG
- a CDS encoding IS3 family transposase (programmed frameshift) — MNNNKTEQKISRNKYSPQFKDQAVERAEKDGVPQVAKDLGVSEAILYSWRSKKQQGGTTLEHQKLQQAELARLKRECARLAEENAFPKKGGGVLCQGNGVKYAMIKEESKHFSIKLMCRVLSVSVSGYYAWAGRKPSRWSERDRDLAERIRSIFNEERSRVGAPRITKRLNNEGERVGKQRVARIMREQGWRAKASRKFKATTNSNHQLPVAPNLLQQNFNTDTPNEKWVSDITYCHTEEGWLYLAVVMDLYSRKVVGWALSERMTKQLVIDALQMAIWRRKPSRGLIIHSDRGSQYCSNDYQKLLNSHGLVCSMSKRGDCYDNAAMESWNHSFKVEAIHGERFLSRATAKNHIFEYIEIYYNRKRLHSRLGYQTPDSYEVRKVA, encoded by the exons ATGAACAATAATAAAACAGAACAAAAGATTAGCAGAAATAAATATAGTCCACAGTTTAAAGATCAAGCGGTAGAGCGAGCGGAGAAGGACGGTGTCCCCCAAGTGGCGAAAGATCTTGGTGTATCCGAAGCGATATTGTATTCGTGGAGATCAAAGAAGCAACAAGGCGGCACTACACTTGAACACCAAAAGCTTCAGCAGGCTGAATTGGCACGTTTAAAGCGAGAATGTGCAAGACTTGCAGAAGAGAATGCCTTTC CTAAAAAAGGCGGCGGCGTACTTTGCCAGGGAAACGGAGTGAAGTACGCGATGATAAAGGAAGAATCGAAACACTTTTCAATCAAACTAATGTGCCGGGTATTGTCCGTGTCAGTCAGTGGTTATTATGCCTGGGCTGGCCGCAAGCCATCAAGATGGTCTGAGCGGGATCGTGATTTGGCTGAAAGAATAAGGAGTATCTTTAATGAGGAACGCTCCAGAGTAGGCGCACCCCGGATTACCAAACGATTAAACAATGAAGGTGAGCGGGTCGGCAAACAACGTGTTGCCCGGATAATGCGTGAACAAGGTTGGCGTGCAAAAGCCTCAAGAAAATTCAAGGCAACAACCAACAGCAATCACCAATTACCGGTTGCGCCGAACCTGTTACAACAAAATTTCAATACCGATACCCCAAATGAAAAATGGGTCAGTGATATCACCTACTGTCATACAGAAGAAGGATGGCTTTATCTGGCGGTGGTGATGGATCTATATTCTCGAAAGGTCGTTGGATGGGCGCTATCTGAACGCATGACCAAACAACTGGTGATTGATGCATTACAAATGGCTATATGGAGACGTAAACCTTCGCGGGGATTGATTATTCATTCGGATCGAGGCAGCCAGTACTGTTCGAATGATTATCAAAAACTTTTGAATAGTCATGGTCTTGTTTGCAGCATGAGCAAACGCGGCGATTGTTATGACAACGCTGCAATGGAAAGCTGGAATCACAGTTTCAAAGTTGAGGCTATTCATGGGGAGAGATTTTTATCACGCGCTACCGCTAAAAATCATATATTCGAATATATTGAAATTTACTATAATCGAAAACGGCTTCATTCAAGGCTGGGGTATCAAACACCAGATTCGTATGAAGTTAGAAAAGTTGCTTAG
- a CDS encoding SDH family Clp fold serine proteinase — MKLLDQHVSQALDDYGTKLEQHFECSVLAYLGAIHPALIPPFMEYIERISKRKSEHSAQDRLVVILTTGGGVVEAVEKMVEIMRYHFNEIFFVIPDSAMSAGTIWSMSGDKIYMDYSSSLGPIDPQVPNLEGKLVPALGYIDKVDEFIGKSKVNNLSPAEYMFLKSLDLASLRRYEQARDLSISLLKQWLVKYKFKDWAVHRTNKPGTPVTQEEKEARAEQIAKMLSDNKMWHSHGRMIGIDTIKNELRLEVEDFSKDEDLRYNLRAYNGLLTEYIEKEKLPYMLHSPRI; from the coding sequence ATGAAATTACTTGATCAGCATGTTTCTCAAGCTTTAGATGACTATGGAACAAAGTTAGAACAACATTTTGAATGCAGTGTTCTGGCGTATCTTGGTGCAATTCATCCCGCACTTATTCCTCCATTTATGGAGTATATAGAACGGATAAGCAAACGTAAGTCTGAGCATTCAGCGCAGGATCGGTTAGTAGTGATTTTAACTACCGGTGGCGGTGTTGTAGAGGCTGTCGAAAAGATGGTTGAAATTATGCGTTATCATTTTAACGAAATTTTTTTTGTGATTCCGGATTCAGCAATGTCTGCTGGCACTATTTGGTCTATGTCCGGCGACAAAATATATATGGATTATTCTTCATCGCTTGGTCCAATAGATCCCCAAGTACCAAATTTAGAAGGTAAATTAGTCCCAGCTTTAGGATATATTGATAAGGTTGATGAGTTTATTGGGAAATCTAAAGTAAATAATTTATCTCCAGCCGAATATATGTTTTTAAAAAGTTTGGATTTGGCCAGTTTACGTAGATATGAGCAAGCTCGTGATCTTTCTATATCATTATTAAAACAATGGCTAGTAAAGTACAAATTTAAAGATTGGGCCGTTCATCGTACCAATAAACCAGGAACACCAGTTACACAAGAAGAAAAAGAAGCTAGAGCGGAACAGATTGCAAAAATGTTAAGTGATAACAAAATGTGGCACTCTCATGGCAGAATGATTGGAATTGACACAATAAAAAACGAACTACGATTGGAAGTTGAGGATTTTTCAAAAGATGAAGATCTGCGCTATAATTTACGAGCATATAATGGATTATTGACAGAATATATTGAGAAGGAAAAACTACCCTATATGCTTCATTCACCGAGGATATAA
- a CDS encoding type IV secretory system conjugative DNA transfer family protein: protein MAFSIYTNKTKKSYIRHIAEKFRYDHLDPEFYRNGYSYINNHEKTRSSILESFSGYLELFDDPFIDAATSASDFDFKELRRKKMTIYVGFTDDDMERLAPLLTLFWQQLISAMIREIPDPTKEPFPLLCLIDEFSSLGRIERLRRSLKLLREYRVRCILMFQYIAQTYEEYSQDEAKAFTNIKTKVAFTTEDLGDAEFISKMLGTKTQRVTNESTSLQAQGISNSHGKNYQAVPLMRPEAIMKIPVENTLIMRSGFPSVKASQFIWYNESMKALTHPCLQMPVQSIQRNAFKRHASITTNSEILDLL, encoded by the coding sequence GTGGCTTTCTCTATCTATACCAACAAGACTAAAAAAAGTTACATAAGGCATATTGCAGAAAAATTCCGATATGACCATCTTGACCCCGAGTTTTACCGCAACGGCTATTCCTACATCAATAACCATGAGAAAACTCGAAGTTCAATTCTGGAGTCCTTCTCCGGCTATTTAGAACTCTTTGACGATCCATTCATCGATGCAGCGACTAGCGCCAGTGATTTTGATTTCAAAGAGTTACGGCGTAAGAAAATGACGATTTATGTCGGTTTCACTGATGACGACATGGAACGCTTAGCCCCTTTACTCACGTTATTCTGGCAGCAATTAATTTCAGCCATGATTCGAGAAATTCCAGATCCTACAAAAGAACCGTTTCCCTTATTGTGTCTCATTGATGAGTTTTCCTCTTTAGGCCGTATTGAGCGCTTAAGGCGTTCATTAAAGCTGCTTCGCGAATACCGGGTGCGCTGTATCCTGATGTTTCAATACATTGCCCAAACCTATGAAGAATACTCGCAGGACGAAGCGAAAGCGTTTACCAATATCAAAACGAAAGTGGCGTTTACGACTGAAGATTTAGGGGATGCCGAGTTCATCAGCAAAATGTTAGGCACTAAAACGCAACGGGTAACGAATGAATCCACTTCTTTACAGGCACAAGGCATTAGCAATAGTCATGGCAAAAACTATCAGGCCGTGCCGTTAATGCGGCCTGAGGCGATTATGAAGATCCCGGTAGAGAATACCTTAATCATGCGTTCCGGGTTTCCTTCGGTAAAAGCTTCTCAATTCATTTGGTACAACGAATCGATGAAGGCTTTAACCCATCCCTGTTTGCAAATGCCAGTTCAATCTATCCAAAGGAATGCTTTTAAAAGACATGCCAGCATTACCACCAATTCAGAAATTTTGGATCTCTTGTGA
- a CDS encoding IS3 family transposase (programmed frameshift): protein MKRSRFTEHQILNILKYVENGRLVKDVCREHGISDATYYNWKAKYGGMEASDIKRMKQLEEENAKLKRMFADLSLENRALKDVIGKKALKPAEKREMADYLVNEYGMSLRQSCAALSLSRTGYYYQPAVNKDETVIKELMEVTERYPRYGFRKVFVKLRQAGFTWNHKRVYRVYCELQLNIRRKGKRRLPTRNPEPLAVPATVNHTWSADFMSDALNCGRRFRTFNVVDDFNREALAIEVDLSLPARRVTRVLDSIAASRGYPAKLRLDNGPEFISLVLADWAEKHGVTLEFIQPGKPTQNSFIERFNRTYRNEILDFYLFRNLNEVREITGKWMKEYNEERPHESLGDLSPFDYRLIKNKSENSSFGWH, encoded by the exons ATGAAACGCAGCCGATTTACAGAGCATCAAATATTAAATATTTTAAAATATGTAGAGAATGGCCGTCTGGTAAAGGATGTCTGCCGTGAGCATGGAATATCCGATGCCACGTATTACAACTGGAAAGCTAAATATGGCGGGATGGAGGCCTCAGATATTAAACGAATGAAGCAACTTGAGGAAGAAAATGCAAAGCTGAAACGGATGTTCGCTGATTTGTCGCTGGAAAACCGTGCGTTGAAGGATGTGATAG GAAAAAAAGCTTTAAAGCCGGCAGAGAAAAGGGAAATGGCTGATTATCTGGTAAATGAATACGGCATGAGTCTTAGACAGAGCTGTGCCGCCTTAAGCCTGAGTCGCACAGGTTACTATTATCAGCCGGCAGTAAATAAGGATGAGACGGTGATTAAAGAGCTGATGGAAGTTACCGAACGCTATCCGCGTTATGGCTTCAGGAAAGTGTTTGTCAAACTGAGGCAGGCGGGGTTTACATGGAATCACAAAAGGGTTTACCGGGTTTACTGTGAATTGCAGTTGAATATCCGCCGTAAAGGAAAGCGGAGATTGCCTACACGCAACCCAGAGCCTCTTGCGGTTCCCGCTACAGTTAACCATACTTGGTCTGCTGATTTTATGAGCGACGCATTGAACTGTGGCAGACGATTCAGGACATTTAATGTGGTTGATGATTTCAACCGGGAAGCACTGGCCATTGAAGTGGATCTGAGCCTGCCTGCCCGACGGGTTACCCGGGTGCTTGACAGCATTGCTGCCAGTCGAGGATATCCGGCAAAACTGCGTCTTGATAATGGGCCTGAGTTTATCTCTCTGGTATTGGCTGACTGGGCTGAAAAACACGGAGTTACTCTTGAGTTTATTCAACCCGGAAAACCTACTCAAAATTCATTTATTGAACGGTTTAATCGAACTTATCGCAATGAAATACTGGATTTTTATTTGTTCAGAAATCTCAATGAAGTTCGGGAAATAACCGGGAAATGGATGAAAGAATATAACGAAGAAAGACCGCATGAATCACTGGGAGATCTGTCACCATTTGATTATAGATTGATTAAAAATAAGTCGGAAAACTCTAGTTTCGGTTGGCACTAA
- a CDS encoding HsdR family type I site-specific deoxyribonuclease, which produces MVEFTKPIAQSNRFIVLDSYTQEWEVAESYQGEAALERELIEDLKNQGYEFLLNITTQDAMLTNVRVKLQDLNNVQFSDGEWLRFVETYLDKPSDGIIEKTRKIHENYIHDFVFDDGHIQNIYLVDKKNISRNALQVIRQFEVTGKHTNRYDLTILVNGLPLVQVELKKRGVAIREAFNQIHRYSKESFNSENSLYKYLQIFVISNGTDSRYFANTTKRDKNSFDFSMNWANAHNSLIKDLKDFTATFFQKNTLLNVLLHYSVFDVNDTLLVMRPYQIAATERILWKIKSAYYAKNWGKPEGGGYVWHTTGSGKTLTSFKAARLATELDFIDKVFFVVDRKDLDYQTMKEYQRFSPDSVNGSESTAGLKRNLEKDDNKIIVTTIQKLNNLMKSEDELPIYNKQVVFIFDECHRSQFGEAQKNLNKKFKQFYQFGFTGTPIFSQNALGAETTASVFGCQLHSYVITDAIRDEKVLKFKVDYNDVRPQFKAIESEQDLKKLSAAENRQALLHPERIREISQYILNNFRHKTHRLQGGNKGFNAMFAVSSVDAAKLYYQKLNELQAGSDKKLKIATIYSFAANEEQDAVGEIQDESFDISALSSSAKEFLSAAIDDYNAFFKTSFSVDSKGFQNYYRDLAKRVKSKEVDLLIVVGMFLTGFDAPTLNTLFVDKNLRYHGLMQAYSRTNRIYDATKTFGNIITFRDLEQATIDAITLFGDQSTKNVVLEKSYTEYMKGFTDAATGEARRGFIDVVTELEQRFPSPDSIFKETDKKAFVKLFGEYLCVENVLQNYDQFASLRALQSVDQLDARVVESFKSEHHLSDEEFEALKGVKIPADRKIQDYKSTYNDIRDWLRKEKAANEKEQSTIDWDDVVFEVDLLKSQEINLDYILEQLFENNKKIKDKTALVETIRRMIRASLGNRAKESLVVDFINQTDLDKLDKASVIEAFYIFAQAEQQREAEELIKAEDLNVEAAKRYMTVSIKRKFASDNGTELNDILPKMSPLNPQYLTKKQSVFQKIAAFVEKFKGVGGQI; this is translated from the coding sequence ATGGTTGAATTTACCAAACCGATTGCGCAATCAAATCGCTTTATTGTCCTTGATAGCTATACCCAGGAATGGGAGGTAGCCGAAAGCTACCAAGGTGAAGCTGCCCTTGAACGTGAGTTGATTGAAGATTTGAAAAATCAAGGTTATGAGTTCCTGCTAAATATAACCACACAAGATGCCATGCTGACCAATGTGCGGGTAAAGTTGCAGGACTTGAACAATGTGCAGTTTTCTGACGGTGAGTGGCTGCGTTTTGTTGAAACTTACCTGGATAAGCCCAGTGACGGCATTATTGAGAAAACTCGTAAGATTCATGAAAATTATATCCATGATTTTGTCTTTGATGATGGCCATATTCAGAACATCTATCTGGTGGATAAAAAGAACATCAGTCGCAATGCACTGCAGGTGATCAGGCAGTTTGAAGTGACGGGCAAGCATACTAATCGTTATGATTTGACTATCCTCGTCAATGGCTTGCCATTGGTACAGGTGGAGCTAAAGAAACGGGGTGTGGCAATTCGGGAAGCGTTTAACCAGATACACCGCTACAGCAAAGAGAGTTTTAACAGCGAGAACTCGCTTTATAAATACCTGCAGATATTTGTCATTTCAAACGGTACCGACAGCCGCTATTTCGCCAATACCACCAAGCGCGACAAAAACAGCTTTGACTTCAGTATGAATTGGGCGAATGCCCATAATAGTTTGATCAAAGACCTTAAGGATTTTACTGCAACTTTTTTTCAGAAAAACACTTTGCTTAATGTGCTGTTGCATTATTCGGTGTTTGATGTCAATGATACCTTGCTGGTGATGCGCCCCTACCAAATTGCAGCGACCGAGCGTATTCTGTGGAAAATAAAGAGTGCTTATTACGCCAAAAACTGGGGAAAGCCTGAGGGTGGCGGCTATGTATGGCATACCACGGGGTCGGGCAAAACGCTCACCAGTTTTAAGGCTGCGCGCCTGGCGACGGAGCTTGATTTCATCGATAAGGTTTTTTTTGTGGTAGATAGAAAAGACCTGGATTACCAGACCATGAAGGAATATCAGCGCTTCTCGCCTGATAGCGTCAATGGTTCCGAGAGTACCGCCGGGCTTAAACGTAACCTGGAGAAGGACGACAACAAAATCATCGTCACCACCATTCAGAAGCTCAATAATCTGATGAAAAGTGAGGACGAGCTGCCCATTTATAATAAGCAGGTGGTGTTCATTTTTGATGAATGTCACCGCAGCCAGTTTGGTGAGGCTCAGAAAAATCTGAACAAGAAGTTTAAGCAGTTCTATCAGTTTGGCTTTACGGGTACCCCAATCTTTTCTCAGAATGCACTTGGTGCGGAAACTACTGCCAGCGTCTTTGGCTGCCAGCTGCATTCCTATGTAATCACAGATGCCATCCGTGATGAAAAAGTACTTAAATTCAAAGTGGATTACAATGATGTGCGTCCGCAGTTTAAGGCTATTGAGAGCGAGCAGGATCTAAAGAAACTTAGCGCCGCAGAAAATAGACAAGCCCTGCTGCATCCGGAGCGGATTCGCGAAATATCCCAGTATATACTGAATAACTTTCGCCATAAAACTCACCGCTTGCAAGGAGGCAACAAGGGCTTTAATGCCATGTTTGCTGTGAGTAGTGTAGACGCGGCCAAACTGTATTATCAGAAGCTGAATGAGTTACAGGCAGGGAGCGATAAAAAGCTCAAAATAGCAACGATCTATTCATTTGCAGCCAATGAAGAGCAGGATGCGGTTGGTGAGATTCAGGACGAAAGTTTTGATATATCGGCACTGAGTAGCAGTGCCAAAGAGTTCTTGAGTGCTGCAATCGATGATTACAATGCTTTCTTTAAAACCAGTTTCAGCGTAGATAGTAAGGGCTTTCAGAACTATTACCGTGATCTGGCTAAACGCGTGAAATCCAAAGAGGTTGATTTACTGATTGTGGTAGGAATGTTCTTAACTGGTTTTGATGCCCCTACGCTAAATACCCTTTTTGTTGATAAAAACCTGCGCTATCACGGTTTAATGCAGGCTTATTCACGCACAAATCGCATTTATGATGCGACTAAAACGTTTGGGAATATCATTACTTTCCGCGATTTAGAGCAAGCAACAATTGATGCAATTACGTTGTTTGGCGATCAAAGCACTAAAAATGTGGTATTGGAAAAAAGTTATACGGAATATATGAAGGGCTTTACTGACGCAGCTACTGGTGAAGCCCGGCGTGGTTTTATAGATGTAGTTACGGAACTTGAACAGCGTTTTCCAAGCCCTGATTCAATTTTTAAAGAGACAGATAAAAAAGCCTTTGTTAAATTGTTTGGCGAATATTTATGTGTAGAAAATGTGCTGCAAAACTATGATCAATTTGCAAGTCTTAGAGCGTTGCAGAGTGTTGACCAACTTGATGCAAGAGTAGTTGAGTCCTTTAAATCAGAGCATCATTTAAGTGATGAGGAATTTGAGGCATTAAAAGGGGTAAAAATCCCAGCAGATCGCAAAATCCAAGACTACAAATCAACTTATAACGACATACGCGATTGGTTGCGGAAAGAAAAGGCGGCCAATGAGAAAGAACAATCTACTATCGATTGGGATGATGTGGTGTTTGAAGTGGACCTGCTAAAATCTCAGGAAATCAATCTCGATTATATTCTGGAGCAGCTTTTTGAGAATAATAAAAAAATAAAAGATAAAACTGCTCTGGTCGAGACTATTCGGCGTATGATTCGAGCCAGCCTGGGTAACCGCGCCAAAGAAAGTCTGGTGGTTGATTTTATTAATCAAACCGATCTGGATAAGCTTGATAAGGCCAGCGTCATTGAGGCCTTTTATATTTTTGCCCAAGCAGAGCAGCAGCGCGAGGCTGAAGAGCTCATTAAAGCTGAGGATCTTAATGTAGAGGCCGCAAAGCGTTATATGACAGTTTCAATTAAACGTAAATTTGCCAGCGATAACGGGACCGAATTAAACGATATACTACCTAAAATGAGTCCGCTAAATCCCCAGTATTTGACTAAAAAACAAAGTGTTTTTCAAAAGATAGCCGCTTTCGTTGAGAAGTTTAAAGGGGTTGGCGGGCAAATTTAG